A single genomic interval of Salmo trutta chromosome 13, fSalTru1.1, whole genome shotgun sequence harbors:
- the atp1b4 gene encoding protein ATP1B4: MEPNCTAGGAEEEHHGNYSPNPSAEVTPGKHAVAEALEEVQEELIEHQPLEQEDLNFEKWKPKPKPKRTLHEKAFDVKTYLWNAETREFMGRTGHSWFLIILFYTALYAFLAAMFGACMWCLMLSISPYHPTHNDRVMPPGMTMSPQLDGHYEIAFNASDRKSWKKYAKLMEEQLRSYNDALQEQRNIQCPQDAYFMQDDQEESAERKSCQFKRSWLGECSGLQDPHFGFSQGKPCILLRMNRILGYLPGQGTPVNVTCGVKKGVPESLGELQFFPKSIFNLMYYPYYGKLRHVNYTAPVVAVRFNGLQYDTHIVVKCKLNGKGIINDSPTDRFLGSVSFSFDVGA; encoded by the exons ATGGAGCCCAATTGTACTGCGGGAGGGGCTGAGGAAGAGCACCATGGAAACTACTCACCAAATCCA TCTGCCGAGGTGACGCCTGGCAAGCACGCGGTGGCAGAGGCCTTGGAAGAGGTGCAGGAGGAGTTGATAGAACATCAACCTCTGGAGCAGGAAGACCTGAACTTCGAGAAGTGGAAGCCGAAGCCAAAACCCAAGAGGACGCTCCACGAGAAAGCGTTCGATGTGAAGACATATCTATGGAACGCTGAGACCAGAGAGTTCATGGGCCGCACTGGGCATAGCTGGT TTCTGATCATCCTCTTTTACACTGCGCTGTATGCCTTCCTGGCGGCCATGTTTGGTGCCTGTATGTGGTGCCTCATGCTGTCCATCAGCCCCTACCATCCAACCCACAACGACAGGGTGATGCCACCAG GTATGACGATGTCCCCACAACTGGATGGGCACTATGAAATCGCCTTCAACGCCTCCGACCGCAAGTCTTGGAAGAAGTATGCAAAGCTAATGGAGGAACAACTAAGAT CGTACAATGATGCCCTACAAGAGCAGAGGAACATCCAGTGTCCACAGGATGCGTACTTCATGCAGGACGACCAGGAGGAGAGCGCAGAGAGGAAGTCGTGCCAGTTCAAGAGGTCCTGGCTGGGCGAGTGCTCAGGGCTCCAGGACCCCCACTTTGGCTTCTCCCAGGGGAAACCCTGCATTCTCCTCCGAATGAACCGG ATTCTTGGCTATTTACCTGGTCAAGGCACTCCAGTAAATGTGACCTGTGGAGTCAAG AAAGGAGTGCCAGAAAGCTTGGGAGAACTTCAGTTCTTCCCCAAAAGCATTTTCAACCTGATGTACTACCCGTACTATGGGAAGCTGAGACAC GTGAACTACACAGCGCCGGTGGTGGCAGTGCGCTTCAATGGGCTGCAGTACGACACCCACATCGTTGTAAAATGCAAACTCAATGGCAAAGGCATCATCAATGATTCGCCTACCGATCGCTTCCTAGGCAGTGTGTCCTTCTCCTTTGATGTGGGCGCATAG